The sequence aattttttcaaactttgagAAAGgctgtttcaaattttttcaaaatatctttacTTATTTATGTTTAGGTTGACTTTTCTTTGTCATGAACTTGAATTTACGTGGATAATGCAAGATGTAACTGTAAAATAtagtcaaattaataaaaaactttggaAATGAATAGGTAACGGGcctattttcttttctttctagGTCgccttcatttttattttttgagatatgagTTTTGTGCTTTATAAGACCATCTTTTAAAAGCAATATactaaaaacagaaaaaaatgattttcccaTCTTACCCATTACTCCTATGGACGAAAAAgaatcaattgataaaaaatatagtccgtatttcaaaatttaacgttaaactaaagaatttttttttaaaatgtagtAAATATTACATTCAAACTAATAGTGTTTAAACATTGGTAGATTGCCAGttgtaatttgttaatttgacTATCCGCTTTTGTAATAATCTTGAACCAATTTCAAGCGATCTACCAATTTTAGTGGACTTgggtattataaataaattaataaataaagtttacaTAAACTTAAGTATACTGTTAACAATCAACTGTTTGAATTTGTATTTGATACATTGGTtgtaatgacacatttttattacactagcgtCACGATTGGTAGGTTCCACTTAGTCCAAAGCGTTAAAGTCAATTTAGAAACTCTCACGCCCGCGCCATCGTTCGCGTTCAACATATTTCGAACTGCGATTAAAAAACACAAACGCCCACGCTCGCTTTCCAACGCAGATCCAATGTGAAGTCGAACGTAACGCAACGAAAGCGTCAGTCTAAGAGTTTATAAATCCACCTTCATAATCGTAAACCCAAGTGGAATTGATTACGAGGCGTTTTGAGCGTTGAGATTGTGGAATggtaaaactgaaaaaaatgaattgaaagcTTTAAGAggttatattataatttgagtttttagTACTCGTTATGTGGAACGCCCAAAAGAGTATTTCAGGCACCGTGAACGCTTAGCGGAATGCACCCTTTAGTGATGTCAAGATAtactcaaattttccatatttaccTCTGAATTTTTGCCAAGTGCTTAGAAATACTTTTATACCTATAAATAGTTAAGAAATATGACAAAaggataatgaaaattttttaacaacgAAATAATGgcaatatttgatttaaaataaatagaataatagaaataattatatggTGGTATGTCAAACTGATGAGATAGTGCagttaagtttttaaataagttcAATTTAGTCAAAAGTAAGTATCTGATTAACCCATATTGATACGAAAGAAAGAGTCATTtgtaatcaatataattttattaacaattcaaCACAAAaacattgatatattttgatcgagtaaaaaatgatttaaaacattttatataaacatgTTCTGTTTTATAAGATTTATCAATTCAACTCTTTAAATGTGTTACAATATTTAATATCCTCAATTGAAAACTtcctatattttatattaaaattagtcttAAAAGCcttatttgattaaaatctaaatacactgtttacattaccactacattaacactcacaattacactgttggacccgcgtttcgataacaaatttatcgtcttcagagactgaagggaAACTCAGACAGTGTcattttgagtgttggtgtagtggtaacgAAAACAGGATGAAAATCACCAACGAATTCAGATTTCCTACTTAAATTACAAactattttctgtttcaattctaaaattataataaataaatcaatacaataatgaataaattattttaacccagaaacatttggaaaaaaactgcgtataaatttttattttaaattgaataataagttGACGTTAATATGTTTTCACAATATATTTCCCCATTAATTCGggttgtatgtatgtatgaatTTGGGGTCTAGTTTACACTGCCACTTATTGTTTCCCCCTTTCTTGCTACTTCTTTTATAAAGttctttgtcttctatttcatacactcCCAGGTGTTACTTTTAATATTTGTCTTTAGCACcctcatttttgttatttcagtgtgcagtattttttatttattaactgAAAAGTTGTTTCCAAGTCGATAAATATTGTAACACTCTGCAAAACATTATCAAATTTGACAACAGCTAATTCAGTGTgaggaaaaattttaattcatagatatattcgatttacttgatattatatttttttaaattcaacgtttttttttaaactttgtaAGAAATATATCTAATTCTGAATcatcaaaaatatctaattgttgttaattatatcggaaaatatattgataattttttggcaaatcaagtgatttttaaattttaattttacaggATCTACCTATCAGATATTATTTGGTTGCCTTCGATTTTCTAATCTACCAACATCCTTCAGTAGCCTGTAGTCACTAGACAAAAAATCTTTTCCTATTTCTGGTCTATCTTGGTCGCCATGTTGTGATCTTTATGGTCGATTATTCTTTGTCTTGATTTCCAGCATGACTTATCCATCTCCATTTTGACTTACACTTTATGATGTTTGTGAGTTTTGTATGTCTTCTACTTACCTCGTTAGGGATTCTATTATCATTTTCTATACTCGTAACAGCTAGACATGAGTAATGAGAGTgaaataaattcagaataaCAAATAGATCGAATATGAATGtcaaaatggaataaaaatgaagaaaatcttGACTGAATTTTGCAagtttttatagtaaaaatacaATTGTTAGACCTTACAAGAGGTTTTTAATACCAGCGATATAGACTTTCACACATCAATgcattaattgaaattattgaatggtcaatttttaaaatcgatTGAGACTTGCATAATTTTTCACTAAAGGATTTTCTAACCTTCATATGGttgcaaaatatttgattttgattccGGAATTGAGGATGGCGGATAGTTTGGAGAACTTACTTTTGTTAAAGTGtaaaaaaatgacaattcaatattttctttagcTCACATTTTAAAATGGACGATTACCCGTAGTTCCACTTAATGCTGATACGGTGCAAGTTTGTCGGGACGGAGACGCAGGATTAGACAGTCCGCTTTCTCTAATAGGAGAAAGGGCTGGGGTTTTGGGTCTATGGACGACGCTCCTTCTTCTTCTACGATAAAGAGACCTTCTGGCACCGCAACGTTGTTGTTGCTGTTGTAACACGGAAAGCGCGTTTGCCAGTTCTGTTTCACTTATGAGTCTACGACGCGGAGGGGCTGGAAGAGCTGGTAAAGTGTTAGCTCTTCTAGTTACCTCTGGATAGGTAACAGGTACTAGATTGTTGATGGTTTGAATGGGTTGAGTAGAGAGGATTTGGTCAGAATTAGGCACCACTTGGTTGTTTCTAGTTAGTTGCGTGGGTTGGCTAGGGTTTCGTTTATTGTGTCCCAAATTACCTAGAATGTAAAGTTCTACAGTAGTAATTGATATATATATCTAGAGAACGGAGAATTAATCACTAACTATAATAGTTCTTATACCGATATTAAAGAGTCCAGGAAGCAAGGAATCATAGTTACACGATGTGTGCGATTAAACAACAAATAACTGACGAAATGCCGATGCGATCAACGTTAAAACAAGAATTGTTCAATTTAAGTGAAGTGTATGTAAATCAAGTGTTACCAAAATGAGTGACACAAAAACTTAACACAGAATTGCGAGTTTGACAAAACAGAAGAAAAGAACTGTACGGAGAGGAATGTTTATCGACTCCTCGCGGGTACAAATCCGTTTAGAGAAAGAGGATCGTAAAATATTGAGCGTTTACGAATGTTTGTCCGTTTGCTATGTGCTAGGTTACGTGTCCGCGGCTAGAGCTACGTCACAGTGAATTCTTCAACAAGAAAACGAGCCAACGAATTCGTGGTTAAGGGAACAGCGGTTTTTGGTAATAGACATAATATTGTAACGCTTTCATAACCTATGTACAACCCAGATTCGGTCCTGATGGATTTCTGGCTAAATAAATGAAAGTACCAACGAAAGTTAATCGATTTTGGTCGACTAGCTGTTAAAAACGTTAACATCGGCAGATTTCTAGCCTTGTTGGGAGTAGAGGGTGAAGTGTGTTGTTACTGTAAAGGGATGACTAATTATAATGACTACTTTCTACGAATACAACGGCAAACATAAGACGGAAGTTTAACATATTGATTGGTTCACTTACCCAGCACCCTAAATATCATTCTTAATTTAGCACTCGACCAATGCCCGTGTGTTCGATGAGATCTTCCTTCTAGTGCAGGTAGATTCTTGTTTTTTGCTTTGTGCTTGCATAAAGATATAAGACACTTTGGCTCGGAGGGACTATGGGGATCGTCCGGACTATCTGGCACCGATACACAACAGTTCCacttttttctaacttttttttgttgtacTGGCTTGATTTCGGGAGCtgtaagaaatatataaatatttttaccgCACTAGATTGATAGAGTTAAATTACCTATAGAATTATTGGACATAACGCACAATTGGCAATCCTGTGGTGTACTGGGTGGAGTCGGTGTTGGTTCGACGTTACAATTTGAGAAAGTTTCCTCCAAAACTGTACACGTAAATAGCGTGGTTTTGGTTTTCTGTTCACCGCAACCTAAATTTATAGGTCTATGTCTGAGATTTGGGTTATTATTTATCTGAAATAAAAGATAACTTGTTAAAGCAAACTGAGAAACTAAGAGTTTTAATAcggtattaataattttttatatacctgCACTTCTTCTTGTTGCGAACTGGTAGCAGGAACCGGATTCTGTCTTTGATTTCTAATGTATTCATAGGTGGTGAGACCCAAAAATGAAATGTATATGTGAAAAAAGCACAGATGCAGCAATAGGCCAGCTGTAATGGCTGCCAGAAGACCTAAGGCTGCTACAACTGCTAGAAAAGCGGCATCACTGGACGGCAGTGAGGACGGAGGCAAGGATGTTGTTGAGTTTATATCAGGTATAAACGAATCCTGGAAAATACGCTCATTTTACTCTATTGAAATATAtagctaggttaggttaggtttgttGATCTGGAGTGTTATCTTTCTTAAGCCAATCGGAACGTTCGATTGACTCTCCATTTGAGCTGAAACCTACTCGAGAAGGAAGAGCTTCTAATAGACGGTGTACCCATGAATATATCCGtcatttttaacattctttCCTATTGAAAAGCTACGTTTCATATTGTAGGAAGGCCAAGAAGCCCTATACGTGACAAGGTCTTCCCATCGCTTTTGTGCAACATCTCATCTAGTAAAGTTGCTTCCTAGCTTGTtcttaacatttaaaaatatgtttgctTCTCAATATCTTGTCGACATTGTTtatttgaagaatatatttaaaaaatagctctggataatttttcaaaggatTTGTATACTAAAAATTATGATTCTAACTAAATTCTCAACATTTTGAAGACGCTTACCTTTTTGTCGGTAGTTGAATCCCCTTCTTCTTGCTGATTACTCCAATACCACGAGGAATGATGCAAAACTAATTGAGCGACGGCTAGCGCCGTTACTACTGCGGCGGCTGCGACCGCCGTAGAAACACACATTACGAAAAGTGCGTAATTTCTTGCGCCGATACAATGATTCAACCACTTACAATGATGATCGAAACGTGCAACGCACTTGTTACAGGAGCTGCAATGTTTCGTTCTAGGACCGCTGATCAGAATTAGGCACAAGTGACAGTTGCCGCTTTCGATCACGTGGGCGTATTTTGTTctgaaaaattgaatgttatgtggaatgatttcgaattaaataatcatatcaaaacatttattatcgttttattgttagttgtattatcaattattattgttttatccCTGAGAAAATTCGCTTTTTCAACCAACAAAAGAACTTTCTAAATACTAGGACATTATTCACTTATTCACTACAGTATATTGATGACATTGGCCTCCTTCCTCACACAGCACCAACTTCGCTCGATTCCTGGTttcgtttttccaatttttaacttTCATTCTCTCTAGTTCTAGTAGTTCTTGCATCTAACCACTTTTTCTGGCGCGTCCAATCTTTCTTTTCGCTTCTAATCTTCTTCTCTAAATCTTCTTTGCTGCACTTTCTTCATTAATTCGCTGCAGATGTCTgatctaatttatttgtttagtttttagtctctgaagacgatatctTGGTTAACGAAACGtctataaacagtgtgttcatttataaattactccaaattttttattggttaacGTCCGTTATTAATAATTGGAAATCAGCATCAGTTGCTAGCTACCATCATAAGTTACATTTAATCCATTTCTTTCAGTAATGATTGAGCCAAAATACTTGAATTGAGTTACTCAGAATTTTGACTTTGGCATTGATTTTTGTTTCCACGCagtaatcaaataattattaagtatCCTTGTGAGGCTTTCCCCTCCCTATTTCAGTAACTTTGATGAAATTTGGTGGtgaatttccattatttgtGCCTTGTTTTATTTCCTAAAAAGTTGATAGTTCACAGTTTTCAACATATTTGACACTATTTGACACATTTATTTCTAGCTCCACATTATTTGAATCTTCATTCTTTAGTAGCTCTCCAAATTACCCAACCCacctttcaattatttttgttttcttcaccTTTTCTTTGTTCTCGTTTTTacagaaatttattttggattgtTATCCCCTTTTGAATTGAACTTCCGTTATTCTGCTTTTTTTTCCAATGCTTCAAATATcaaactaacttataataataagaCGGTACATACCTATCAAGTTGTGGTACTGGTTCAGGTTCTCTTTCTCTTAATGCTGCTTCGGCGGGATCGACCAATGCAGCGCCCAGATGAGTCGTGAGATGGAGTAACAGCAATAAAGATAGTACTGCTAGAACTGGTGGTTGGACGTGAATCGGCAAAGCTggaatcaatattaaaaatgaaccACCCGAGAGGATAGCTAACGCCAGCCAACCTGTAAGCtgaaatagataattttattactacGAATTCTGGATTAACAGAAgctgataaatatgaaatgttaTTTAGAGTTATATAGAGTAACATACCTGTGAGAAAACACGGTCAAATTTAAGAATGTATGAAcagtaaaaaaagtattaatatgGTAGTGTACACCTGAGGCAAAATAGTTTTGAAGGTAGCCATGAGGCTGAGCTTGTAGATGGACATGGCTCTGAGTACAGTATCGTAGAAAAGTTCTAGCTGATGcgaaaaacattttggttggAATGTGGAGCAAATTTTATCTTATTCGTGGCAAGAAAACAGGAAATTTGGAGTGTTTGatacaaattttgacatttatgatGGAAACGAAAGATTCATGACCTGCGAAATAAGTACACTGCATAACTGATGTCATAGAAACATCACTAGAAGAAAAGGTCTGCTCTTCTTAGACGTGCCAGAGGCGTTTGACAAAGTTTGGCATGAAGGTCTCAAATACGAACCGAACAAACCTTGCCTAGACAATAAGCAAACCTGTTAAGAGTCGTATAATGCATGAGTCTTCATAATAAAGTAAGAAGATACCCAGATTTGAAGGAAATCAATTatcgaataaattaataattgtacCCAAAAATCGTAAAGAAGAGAAGTAACCAACAAAACGCTTAGGACTATAGTGGCAAAAACAAGAGTATATCGAATCAGGAACACTGGCATGTGGGGTGCAAGACATCGTAAGATGGGGGGATACTGGTACGCCCACGTGAGAAGAATGGAAACCAATAGGGAAAAGAGAACCCGGACGACCACCTaagagatggatggacagctggCAGTCCACCTCCCAGGAACAGATACAGACGAACctgcaaaactaacagatcatgagatttaaacaatgaagaagaaaaagaagcattatgtatacaaaaaaaaagacgGTGACCAAGTACCATATATAATCAAATCCGAAACCTATTTGGACCTACAGGATTTGACTATGGGCATTTGCAAGCAAAAACTACACCCAACCAAAATAGAGAATCAATGATAAAGTTATAAGGAACATTCTTGATACaccttgatattttcaaaataggaATCCACTAAAGTTGTCAAAAATCGTAATGTCGAGGTAATCCAGTTCCTCGACTATAGAGACCCAGAGAAAGAAGATCCAAGTGCTTAGTGTAAAAACAGAGTGCTGGTGTTATTTTGTGGAACAATTTAAGAAACTCCCACTGAGTGAGACTCTTATTTTTACGATAGTAATTGAACATTGATCGTTGTGATGACCAGATTACAATGATAAGAAGACCTTCAAGGGTTTCTTAAAAAAAGTATCTCACGGAATGGAAAAAAAGCACAAGCCGAAAAATGGTGATATGTAGTTCAAAAGATAGAAATAACAGGAAATAGAAGCACTacgtaatcaaattttatatcgcGCTTGACGATCTCTAAATCAGTAGCCAGTCCGAATTGCACTGCACACATCCCGTAACGTTTTTCCTCACCAGTCCACCCTTTTGTCAATGTTTGGTTGCTTGGAAATTTTGAAGTCTTAAGTAAAGCGTTTTGTCACGAatccattttccaaaaattacacGAATTAAAAATTCCAAGTCTGGAGATTATTATTGCTGTGGAGTCTCTTGAATCTGTTTCAAGTAGACAACAGTCTGAGACTGATCTTGAGATTGTTTCTTTTGTCTTTGGTGAACACATACCTTCGAAAAGTAAAAATAGTGTTTACCAATTCACCTTTCAGATATTTCTATtcacaaaataaatgtttaaatacaattatttttacaaataagaCAGTATTTTCCACTGAATCCACGTTTATGAATTTAATCCTCACAATTGTGAATGTTGGAGCTATACTAATCCTAGATGGATTGGAACATCGAATACAGGATCGGGCATCCCCACCCTTGTTTGAAATTACTTAAATGTTAGTTTTCCAAGACAAATCGATTGGAAGAATAGAGTCGTTAATCAAATTTCCCGATTTATCGtctttagattatttttttgaggataTTTGGAAAACATCGTATATAAAAGAAATCTTGCTATCTGAGACGTAGAATATTGATAACGACCAGTCAAATACAAATCAATCACGCATGgactttcatcgtttcttccAAATATGACCATTATTGATCTTCCACTTTATTTAGGTACCGACCGATGCTGTTGGCTGTTGACGTATACCAATAAATTTGTCACTTAATGGACTTTTATCGTTTTCCCGTCTGCTCCTCAAATGTTTTGGGTAATCGACCAAGCGTAAAAGGAATGAAGGGATATCAAATTACTTCCGGTTCTGTAAGTTTTGCTATGACAACAACCAACAAAACGTAATGTTTTGTTGATAATGCATCTTTGAATATTTGGGGCTACAATATATAATTTGAGAATAGCAGCTGTTGGAAAAATGATGGATatggattttaatttaataaaaaaatcggtttttgttatttcaaataaaagatatgatttaaaaatgaaCTAGGCGCGATTCTGTATCTTACAGGGCGTtgatttgttttgaataaaCGAATTCTGATTGCAAATGACATTTGTTTCAATAGAAGAGGATGTCTAGAATGTGCACCTCCAGCTAAAATAAAAACTTCCTCTCGAGGTCTAGTAGATTGCCGAATACTTTCTAAAAAGCAAGATGTTCTCCGCTAAATATAGGGATTGCGTAAATGAGTGTCTATGGCGTGTTTTCTAGGGATTTTCAATGTGGTCGAATGATTCTCATCAGAATAACAAATCGACAATCTGATTGAATCTGATCATCAATTAACCAGAtcgatgttcaaagtctttgtGTTTGATCTTTATGATATTTTGTACCTTCACTAGATTCCTGAACTATTAATCAAGATTCTTCACGCTTTTGCTGAGCTTTGTgaaagaataaagaaaattttacatcaaaacAATGCGCCGGCTCATTGTCCAACTAATTCCAGTGTTAGACCATCTGTGGCATTAGCCAGAACTTGCATTGTTTGATTTTTACCTGCGTCCTGCGAGTATGTAAATAGAAACAATatttgagtctgttgaagcTGTAAGTTTTCTGATGAAGACCACCAGCAATATCTTACACAAGGTTTACAAAGTTTATAGCGTAAATTTCGTTAAGTAATACCCACACCTTGTATACAATGACGTAGTTACAAAAACAGAACGTCGACTTattaacatttatatatttttgctCGACgtataaaatcatgaaaacgTGGAATAAAGATATTAAGAAGGATGATAAAAACGCTTCAGTAGACatgaataatttattgctaCAAAAAGCTCTACTTAAGAGCGAGCTTTTGGGACAGCTGCTAGAACAAGCACCGTCTGTATGTTTTGCACtcacttaaagtttcaaataattatattgctTTCATATCATgtgtaattaattaaaataacaattttgattcCATAATTCCAAGgaaataagataagaaaaacataagCGAAAGGATTAGTTTAAGTACCTGGCTTCGTAGATGATTTGGATCTCACCGGACGTactcattaaatttttcctaACTTTAAAGCCCAAGCAGCAAGAATGGAATTAGATTATCGATATTAAGACTAAGTACATTGAAACTATTAGCAATCTACAAGGAAATACGGTACACAATGATGATGATCAGAGATTGTAGACGATCCCTCGGTGATACAACAACCGAAATAAGGCAGCGGATCATACTGGCGAGCAACTTTGTCATGGCTTACTTAGACTTCTACGGAAACAACTCCTACACCTAGTATTCATTTGGGCCTTAAAAAAGAATGATGAAAACTTACTGCTCTTGCGGCGTATATTGTGGAGGTGATAGATGGAGGAGTCGATATAATTTTGAGCTGGAAAATCGAGACATCTGGCACGTATGAATCATGATAGAGCTCCCTCAAGATCGTACGGAAATGAACTCGGTATAAGAAATTGGTAGTTCGAGACAGGAGACATTGGAATGATATCCTTGATAAGCCAGTGTCCACAAATGGCTctcttcttcctctttttctttgtGGTGTCCACTTTAGAACCTTTTTAGGTTATATGACCGTACCTCCTTTGATTTTGTCAACGCCACTTCTATTTCAATCAGATTTTTAACCAgtattatcagttttttcatatctctatgatagtattcaattattttgtttctagtTATTGTAAAGTCCTCATATTTGATGTATTTATCATTTATCTATCCATAGTTTTAGCGTTGGTTGTGCTCTATACatttaattttctgtttaaaacttaaaaatacaGCTTAGTCACTaactaaattattgaaattataaattctcCCTAACATCCTCTTGAATCTTGatatttaccattttttttaaccTGCAAACATTTAATTTGTGGTTATTCTCGCCCGTTAAGGAAATTAACTTTATTTGGAACACATCCAAAGGTGGTTGTAATTCTTCCTAATATACATAACCGAGAATAACCAGATTGCAACTCATGAATAAGCAGATATTATAAATAGCTTCATTATTCAACAAGTAAACGGAATTAACATTCTAAGCACTAcagaatttctattttattaaatcgatttttaaagTAGGTACTAATTATTCAAATCGACTATCCCAACTTGTCATTAAGAATTCTCAGATTGAAAGCCAACCAATTCGATGTAACTTTCAACTGTGTATTTTCAATTACTGTCAATCAAAATCAGATTGTTGTAAATGATCTTAGTTACGAATTGACGAATTGTTGGTCGAATTTTCAAGGAGTTCAAGTCAGAGGAAAAACACGAAGGATCATTCAATTAACTTTGACTTTATGAAAGTAACCGGTAGACTgtatctatatatttaattctatattttgcTTCCTGTTTAGCTGGTCTTCTGTTCACACCacattttccagatttttttgCTTCTAAGACTGCCTTTTCTCTTCTTTTCGTTTGTATTGGGTTTTATATATCACTTTAAATGTTCTGTCTTCCTTCGTTCCCACTATGTGTGTCCAAACCATCTCACTACGTTTAATTCGCCTCTAATTTTGTCGGTCCTTATGATATCGAGTCTTCCAACGCCCGCTATTTTCCTCATTATATTCATT comes from Diorhabda carinulata isolate Delta chromosome 8, icDioCari1.1, whole genome shotgun sequence and encodes:
- the LOC130897300 gene encoding uncharacterized protein LOC130897300; this translates as MLNTENGKGNLGDGGSVIQSNRLRRQHGFQLPLHPLQLTGWLALAILSGGSFLILIPALPIHVQPPVLAVLSLLLLLHLTTHLGAALVDPAEAALREREPEPVPQLDRTKYAHVIESGNCHLCLILISGPRTKHCSSCNKCVARFDHHCKWLNHCIGARNYALFVMCVSTAVAAAAVVTALAVAQLVLHHSSWYWSNQQEEGDSTTDKKDSFIPDINSTTSLPPSSLPSSDAAFLAVVAALGLLAAITAGLLLHLCFFHIYISFLGLTTYEYIRNQRQNPVPATSSQQEEVQINNNPNLRHRPINLGCGEQKTKTTLFTCTVLEETFSNCNVEPTPTPPSTPQDCQLCVMSNNSIAPEIKPVQQKKVRKKWNCCVSVPDSPDDPHSPSEPKCLISLCKHKAKNKNLPALEGRSHRTHGHWSSAKLRMIFRVLGNLGHNKRNPSQPTQLTRNNQVVPNSDQILSTQPIQTINNLVPVTYPEVTRRANTLPALPAPPRRRLISETELANALSVLQQQQQRCGARRSLYRRRRRSVVHRPKTPALSPIRESGLSNPASPSRQTCTVSALSGTTVLPFHNLNAQNAS